The sequence cgatgtgcaaggttttgcacttgggctggaggaatcccaggcatacaaactggaaggagcggttgttgagagcagccctgtagagaaggacctgggggtcttgatagatgaaaaacttaacatgagccagcagtgtgcccttgcagctcggaaagcaaatggtatcctgcgcaccatcagaagaggggtggccagcagggaccgggaggtgattgtccccctctactctgctcttgtgaggccccatctggagtatcTGgagtgtccaggtctggagcccccagtacaagaaagacagggagctgttggagagggtccagaggagggccacagagattatcagggggctggagcatctcccctacgaagacaggttgagggaaccgggcttgttcagcctggagaaaagaaggctgagaggtgacttcattgcagcctttcagtacctaaagggagcctacaaacaggagtggaatcaactctttggaaggggtagataactgcaggacaaggggaaatggttttaagttgagggagggaagatttaggttggatgtcagggggaagttctttacacagagagtggtgaggtgctggaacaggctgcccagagaggttgtggatgctctgtccctagagatgttcaaggccaggttggatggggccctgggcaacctggtctagtattaaatggggaggctgctggccctgcatgtggcaagggggttggagattcatgatccttgaggtcccttccaaccctcgccattctgtgattctgtgcttctgagtGCTACCAGAAACTATGGCGAACTTAGCAggaacttaaaaacaaacaaacaacaacaacaaaaaaaactgacaaaaaatatatatatatctgaactagaaatacatttctctgCATCTGGGTTCTGTATTTCTAGTGCTTTCATGTCCCTATCTGATAGCAGGATTTCTATATCTGATTAAATCCGTTatgatttctgcagaaaatatgtTTGCTCTCCCTCACTTTACATTATGTTTACATTTTAGTTGCTTTTTGAGTATCTCAGAGGACGTGGTTTACAGAGAGATTAAGGTCTTCATACATTTATTAAAGATGAGTGGAAGTTCTTTCCAAACAGCTCAGTATGTGTGTTCATACTtgcaaaaatgaaaaggcaCAATAATggattttcagtgaaaaattatGGGATAATTTTCATACAATATCCCGGAACCTGAACCTCAGAGTGACTGCGGACATGCAAAACTGCAACTGGGGCCGAACGGGTGGCCAATGCATCTTCTAAGATACTGGCAGCCTCCGAGCTGGGTAAACCTTCTTGACCCATTCGAGCCAGCAGCTTAGCTGTGAAAGCAGAATCCATCACTATGTTGCAAGGAATGTCTTGCCACATCTCTACCGAGATCGCCACACCCCTCACCTCCAAAAGCTGGATACTGACAGAGGGGTCAGTAAAGATAGCGGTTTCCCGTACTCTTCAGAGCCTTGCCAAACTTCTGCTCCCTGTTTCATGCTAGAGGAAGCATCCGTAAACAGAGTGGGTCCTTGAAGGGGAGTGACCTGTACCCTAATAGCTAACGACACTTGGAGAGGGTGCGCTAACTCAAAAACAGGCAGTgagtctgagaaaagaaatttgcCTCCAAAACCCTGGAGCACAAcaagaagaggctcagggagGGGCTGCAATTCACGAAAGGAACCCTGCAGATAGATTATGTCAGGTTCCTGCAGGAACACTTGCACAAGCATCAACCGAGCCTTGCGGAGGACAGTGGATAAGATCTCGAGCCATGAGGTGAATGCTCGTGTCGGCTGGACCGAAAAGAGCCACCACAAAGGCTCTGGCCTTGCACTTAGAGCATGTCCCATGACTGCAGCCGCCCCTGCTTCACTACGAGTCACGGCCACTTCCAGAGCTCCAGTGGGGTTGAAACAAGCGAGCTTAGCATACATACAGTTCTGCAAGATCTCACGCCATGCAGAAACCATTTCTGGGGTAAGAGTGCGGGGTTCATTAGGATCTGCACCTTTGAGCTGATCATAAAAGGGCTTCATGAGCCGAGCAGGAATCCCCAAAGCCCCTCTAACCCATTGTATTGCACCAACCAGCTTTTGAACATCCCCTGTTCAGCTGGATATCAAGCCCCACCTGGTGGACCATTGCAGGTTCAAATCGATACCCTAGGTATACCACCTCTGGGCCTCTCTGAATCTTTTGCTCAGAGATCACGAAACCAGCAGTTGtgagagcatccacaaccttaGACTCCAACAACTGCAGTTCCGGAAGGAAAGGAGCTGCTAGCAAGAGATCATCCATGTAATGACAGAGGACACACTGTGGGAAAGTCTCCCTCACCGGCTCCAGTACCCTCCCCACCACAAGCTGACATATGGTGGGAGAGCATGCCATCCCTTGAGGCAGGACCCACTTTTTAATACCTTTCGGCAGGCCCAGCATTATTCTCGGTTGGAACAGTGAAAGCAAACGCTTCCCGATCTTCCTCTGCCAGAGGAATAGAAAAGAAGCAATCCTTAAGATCAGTTACTACTAACAGCCATCCTCTGGGAATGGATGATAAAAGAGGGCCACCCTGTTGTATGGCTCCAAAGGGGACCCACTGAGCATTAATTGCATGTAAGTCATGTAGCAGGTGATAGGCCCCTGACCATTTCTTAATGACGAACACAGGGTGTTCCACGGACTAAGTGAGGGTTCAAGATGCCCAAGGTGAAGCTCCTGAGCAAGCAAACATTTAAGGGCCGCAAGCTTATCACGTGTAAGGGACCACTGATCTACCCCAACGGGGCGGACATCCCATCTCCAGCGTAATGGAATGGCACGAGCAGCAGACAATTGGCAGGCAGTGGCCCTAATCATAAATTTGTAATGCGTGCCCCAAGCCCCCTCAAGAAGTCCCTCCCTAATAACGTACCCGGCACCTGGGCTACAAAGGGAGTTATCAGGACAGGTTTTTCAACGGTCCTGTCCCTGTTTATTGACGTGATTTCGACTTCATCCTTTGCCCTCTTTGCTGGAAGAGAATCTCCCACACCCGCCACTGCACGAGATGTATTCAATGGCCAGTCACTTGGCCATTCGTGATCCGATATAACTGTGACATCTGCCCCAGAATCCACAAGTGCAGTAACAAATATAGATCGTGGGCCTGTGTAGTCGGGGGGTAACTCCCCAGCATACGAGGCCACGATCTTAATGAGGGGCCGATCCTGACAATCCAGTGTCAGCGCCACTGTGGATGCATGATGAACTCAAGGGAAGGACCTGGAGTTGGCCCAGTCAGAGGAATGGGGGAGGGGCCCTGGGCCAGGGGGACCCTCCCACCTTCGTTTCCCTGATGGTGTTCATCTCTCCCGAGCATGCTCTTACTTGGACACTGGTGGGCAGTATGGCCATGGCCTCCGCAGTTCCAACATATTGGCTCTATCGGCCCCCTGGCCGGGCCCCGCGATCCTCACACACCATGCGCGATCGGACAATTTGCCTTAATGTGACCCGCTTGGCCGCACCCATAACATGGCCCCTAGGGCTGTCGTGCCCCAACAGCAGCGACAATAGCCGCCGCTAACCCTTCATTGGTCAGAGATGCTGCCTTTTGCTTATCCAGAATATACTTGATCATCTCCCCAGGCGTACTAAGCTGTGGAGCAGCACGGAGAAGTTCCCTGACttccagctggctctgctgctggagacAGTCCATAATAACTGGACCTTGGGCTGATTTCAGGAGTTCTGACCCCTGTATGGCCTTCAGGAGCCTGTCCGCAAAAGCAGAGAATGATTCCGTCGGCCCCTGGATCATTTTGGTCCAAGGGTCCACAGGCTCCACACCCTTGGCTACTCTCTTAAACGCTTGAATCATCGCATCTGTAGCTGCTATAAGCTCCCCTGGCCTAAGCCTGGCTACTTGTCTTTGGGGGGTTTCCATTCCCCTGACCATTCCCACCAAGCGCATTAATGAGGACTCATGTAATGGGTGGTCGGGAATTGATTCCACAGCCCCTATAGCTGCTCGCAATCCTGTCATCCACTCTGAGGACCATAATGTATACTGTACTGGAGACAGCACTATACGCATCAAATTCGTTATGTTGTGAGGGAGAAGGGGACCTACAGATGTCATGGCCTCTAAGGCATTCAGGGTGAGGGGTGAGTTCAAGCTTCGCTTCTCCACGCAGTCTAGCAGGCAGGTAATGCCCTTTGGATCAAGAGGTACCCACTCAGGGTTTCCTTTATTGTTTATAACAACCGGGAAAACTTCCAATGATCTTCCTTCATCTATCAGACTAGACCTGATCTTTCCCCAGTCTGTTAGTGTGCCTTCGTTTCCCAGAACGAAGCTGCTTCTGCCTCCCCCCCACTGCTCTCTTCCCTCAGCTCCGTGTCAGGCTGATAAGACGTCTGCACTTCatctcccctccctgcccccctCGGCTCAGTCCTTGACTGATAAGAAGTTATCTGCTGAGGAGACTCCTGATTGGC is a genomic window of Meleagris gallopavo isolate NT-WF06-2002-E0010 breed Aviagen turkey brand Nicholas breeding stock chromosome 1, Turkey_5.1, whole genome shotgun sequence containing:
- the LOC104917485 gene encoding uncharacterized protein LOC104917485; protein product: MESVVKVLLQLSKELGKDYDGRDTPSKKELAAVVSRLEREGVCEDPRDILNPQKWDEITLLLESPEGREQWGGGRSSFVLGNEGTLTDWGKIRSSLIDEGRSLEVFPVVINNKGNPEWVPLDPKGITCLLDCVEKRSLNSPLTLNALEAMTSVGPLLPHNITNLMRIVLSPVQYTLWSSEWMTGLRAAIGAVESIPDHPLHESSLMRLVGMVRGMETPQRQVARLRPGELIAATDAMIQAFKRVAKGVEPVDPWTKMIQGPTESFSAFADRLLKAIQGSELLKSAQGPVIMDCLQQQSQLEVRELLRAAPQLSTPGEMIKYILDKQKAASLTNEGLAAAIVAAVGARQP